In one Gadus morhua chromosome 15, gadMor3.0, whole genome shotgun sequence genomic region, the following are encoded:
- the tmem254 gene encoding transmembrane protein 254: MAKSDGCDYFKRTSLFWIVTVTLSMGFFTVIVLAPEKIPFEHLGPFGTFCSYLVENLSGLMFKMWLASWAIHVFEACIALRMCSQKGITDGGSRFLWFIQTFLFGFASLGILVKYDPERPKQH; the protein is encoded by the exons ATGGCCAAAAGTGATGGGTGCGATTATTTCAAAAGAACAAGCCTGTTTTGGATTGTAACGGTGACACTTTCGATGGGATTCTTCACT GTTATTGTTTTGGCACCAGAAAAGATTCCCTTTGAGCACCTTGGTCCGTTCGGCACCTTCTGTTCATATCTAGTGGAAAATCTGAGTGGGCTCATGTTTAAAAT gtggctTGCTTCTTGGGCTATCCATGTGTTTGAGGCTTGCATCGCGTTGAGGATGTGTAG CCAGAAAGGCATCACCGATGGCGGCTCTCGCTTCCTGTGGTTCATTCAGACCTTCCTGTTTGGCTTCGCCTCCCTGGGCATCCTCGTCAAGTACGACCCTGAGCGGCCTAAGCAGCATTGA
- the rhoq gene encoding rho-related GTP-binding protein RhoQ encodes MANGTGNIMLKCVVVGDGAVGKTCLLMSYANDAFPEEYVPTVFDHYAVSVNVGGKQYLLGLYDTAGQEDYDRLRPLSYPMTDVFLICFSVVNPASFQNVREEWVPELQEYAPTVPYLLIGTQIDLRDDPKTIAKLNDMKEKPIATEQGQKLAKEIGACCYVECSALTQKGLKTVFDEAIIAILTPKRKKGVLKRRLAPRCINCCLIT; translated from the exons ATGGCCAACGGAACCGGCAATATTATGCTGAAATGTGTGGTTGTCGGGGACGGGGCGGTGGGGAAAACGTGTCTATTGATGAGCTATGCCAATGACGCCTTTCCCGAGGAGTATGTTCCCACGGTGTTTGATCATTATGCAG TGAGCGTCAATGTTGGGGGAAAGCAGTACTTGCTGGGACTCTACGACACAGCTGGTCAG GAGGACTACGACCGGCTGCGGCCCCTGTCCTACCCCATGACCGACGTCTTCCTCATCTGTTTCTCGGTCGTCAACCCGGCCAGCTTCCAGAACGTCCGGGAGGAGTGGGTTCCTGAGCTCCAGGAGTACGCTCCCACCGTGCCCTACCTGCTCATTGGCACACAG ATAGACCTCCGAGATGATCCCAAGACCATTGCCAAACTAAATGACATGAAGGAGAAGCCCATCGCAACTGAACAGGGACAGAAGCTCGCAAAGGAG ATCGGCGCGTGTTGCTACGTGGAGTGCTCAGCCTTGACGCAGAAGGGCCTGAAGACGGTGTTCGATGAGGCCATCATCGCCATCCTCACCCCCAAGAGGAAGAAGGGTGTGCTGAAGAGGAGGCTGGCCCCGCGCTGCATCAACTGCTGCCTCATCACCTGA